GTGTTTCAACTACTTCTTCAACCAATTCTTCTTTAAAGGTAGAATCAAAATCACAGTTTCCTCTAACTGTTCGTACATTTTGTAAACAAGGAGCATCTGCTTTTAGTTCTGAATCCCCACAATGAAACATTACGTCCACTTCATTTTTGTGGCGATCAACAACTTGCTGAACTTCTTCCGTCCACCCATGACTATCACTCATAATTAATGCTTTCATGTGTTCTGCTCCCCCTTTTATTATGATTCGATCCATTCATCCCATTGATGAGTTAAAATGTTTAATGCATTGGCACGGTGACTAATTTTATTTTTTTCTTGTTTTTCTAATTGTGCCATCGTTTTGTTTGAATGCGGTAAATAAAAAATAGGGTCATACCCAAAACCGTGATCACCGGAAAACTCTTTCGCAATCATTCCTTCACACGTTCCACGTACCGTTTTTGTTTGTTTGCCTGGAATATAAACGGCCAGTACACATACGAATCTCGCTTGACGTTCTTCTTCTGGAAGGCCTTTTAACTCGTGTAAAAGCTTTTCATTATTTGCATGGTCATCTTTTTCATTACCCGCAAATCTCGCAGAATAAATCCCTGGTTTTCCACCAAGGGCATCAACCTCTAGTCCAGAGTCATCAGAGATGACAGCTTGATTAATCCTTTTTCCGATCGTTTCTGCCTTTTTGATTGCATTCTCCTCAAAAGTTGTACCGTCTTCTATTACATCAATATCCTCGTCAAGGTCTGATAGAGACTTGACAGTAATTCCTTTGTTTTCAAAGAAAGCTGCAAATTCATTCACTTTCCCTTGGTTTTTCGTTGCTATAAAAACTTGTTTTACATTCATGACGTTGCTTCCTCATTTTCTTCTTTCACAGGTAAATCACCAATTTTTTCTGCAAACTCACCGATTGCTTCTTTTTGCATAGCAAATAATTCATAAATCCCCTTTTCAGCAAGGTCTAACATTTCGTTTAGCTGCTTTCGAGAAAACGTTGCTTCCTCTCCAGTTCCTTGAATCTCAACGAACTCACCGTTTCCTGTCATAATAACATTCATATCAACATTCGCTTCTGAGTCTTCAATATAATTCAAGTCTAAAATGGCACCATTTTTCTCATCAATACCAACTGAAATAGCGGCTAAATAATCTTTTATTGGGTTCTTTTGCAATGTTTTTTCATTGATTAGTTTTTCAAAAGCAAGCGACATCGCAATAAATGCTCCAGTAATCGATGCCGTTCTTGTACCACCGTCAGCTTGAATGACATCACAGTCAATCCAAATGGTACGTTCGCCAATTACATCTAAATCAACGACAGAACGGAGTGCTCTTCCGATTAATCGTTGAATTTCCATCGTTCTTCCTGTTAGCTTCCCTTTTGATGATTCACGAATATTACGCTGTTCTGTTGCTCGTGGAAGCATTGAATATTCCGCTGTGATCCAGCCTTTACCTTGATTACGTAAAAATGGCGGAACACGATCTTCGATACTAGCTGAACAAATCACCTTTGTATCACCAAATGAAATTAACACCGATCCTTCTGGGTGTTTAATATAATTTGGTTTGATTTCTACGCTTCTTAACTCATTTGTTTCGCGATTGTCTGGACGCATCGAACCACTCCTTTTGTCATCATTGATATGTATAAAAATCTAAGTCTTCTCTCACTAACAACATCACTTCTCATCAAGAGACTTAGGGTTAAAAATGAAAAGAGGCAGCCAATAGGCTACCTCTTTAATGATAATCGTTTGAATAGCTAATTTCAAATGTACAAAGAACTTTTTAATATTCTCCTGTATTAACCATGCTTGGTCTTGATACGGGTTCTGTAAGAGTTTCTCCAGTACTTACAAGTACAGTACTTTCTGAATCAACTTGTACAGATACATTTTCAACGTCATTTTGTTCTGTCATTGAAAGGACGATCATATTTAACACATTTTCAGACATTGCCGTTCCTTGCATTTGACTTAATACAGCCTCATTAAAGTTCAACGTCAAGGTTCCATTTTGAAGAACAGGCTCAGAAACAAGTTCCACTTCTTGACGGAAGTCTGTTAGAAGGTTCGACATCATGTCCGGCCCTTTTAACAATTCAGCCATCACAGCTTCATAAGGATCAGCTTGTTGATCAACACGACGTGTCACTGGAACGTAATACGTTTGCTCACTATCTTGAGCAAGGAAGTAAACAACAAGAGATGTCGTTGAAGAAATGTCCGCATGGTCACTCATTTCTAAGTTGATCCCGTGCGCACGAGTATATCCTTCTACAATTGGCGTACCTCGTTGAGGCATTTCTTCGACATCTTCCCCATCCATTTGGATTCTTACTCGGTCAACACCTTCCATTTGCGTTACTGTCCATGTTAATGATTGTAAAACTTGAAGTTCGTGTTCCGGACGGTAATCTGCAAATTCTTCATTAAAATTAATTGTAGCAACCCCTTGATTAACTGTAGCATTAATTACTTCTGTACCAGGTGGTAATACGGCTTGGAAACCATTTGGTAACATCTCTGAAATTGGTCCACCTTGTATTAAGTATGATACTTTTTGTGCAACATCATTTTCAGACGCCGGTAAATTAAATGTTTGTGGTGCGACTAACCCATTTCTGTCAACTAAATAAAGCTCTGACATCGCTGTTTCTTCAACTACATCATCATCAACAGCTCCACCTTTTTCATCTACTCCTTCTTCAGTAGACCAAGGTTCTCCTATCTCATCTTCAACTTCTTCTTCCATTGCTTCAATTCCCTCTTCCATCACTTCAAGATCCAACTCTTCATCTTCGTCGAGATAGTTTATTTGTGGCGGATCCATATCCATCTCTTCAAACGTTTCGTCGACTGGATCAGCACCACATGCGCTGAGTGTTACTGCCCCAGCTAGACCAACGAGCAGCCACGTTGATTTTTTTGTTAGGCGACGCATACTTTCCCCTCCTTGACAGTTTGTACTATCATATATACGAGCTTGTTTAAAAATTAGACCAATAGATTGGACGAGTGTAGAAGAAATTTTTTTGAAACTTGGATATAAAACGAAGAGCTTAATGAGTGCATAAAAAAAGAACTTTTCTGGTGTAATGATGCGAGCTATATTGAGGAATGGTCGCTTTTTTATAAAGCGTTGATTAAGAGGGGTATCCACTATTTTCGTGAATTGTTCATGAGTTTTCTGATTTGTTCATTACCGTTTGTTTCTCTCCATTTACTTGAGACTTCAAAGTTCTACTTGCAGTTTTCTATTTTCATGGAATTTAATTAACAAATCACCTCTTACTTCTTAAGTATATTTACTACGTTAACAACAAAGATTAAAACTAGTACATACAAAAAGGAGGTGGCAGTAAATGGACGCACAACGCGCACAGCAAATTTCTTCTTCTCAATCAATGGCAAATGTCACTTATAATGGACAAGCGGTTTATATTGAGCATGTTGACCAACAACAAGGTGTTGCAACAATTCACCCTCTTGATAATCCAGAACAAAAACAAAGTGTTTCAATAGACAGCTTAATGGAGCAGTAGAACGATTATTTGTTCTAATATATGAAACAAGCTTGTATCCAATCGATGGATACAAGCTTGTTTTCTTTTTACACTTTTATCTTGAAATATTTAATCGTTTTATCCAACCTCTGATGAATTAGAGGCTTCAGACCCATCCTCTTTTTTAGCAAAACGGTTTACGATGACGTTAATTGCTCCATCACCTGTAACGTTTGTTGCCGTACCAAAGCTATCTTGAGCCATGTATAAGGCAATCATTAATCCCATAGCTGCCTCACCGAATCCTAACATTGTAGTTAATACTCCTAGTGCAGCCATAATCGCTCCTCCGGGTACACCTGGTGCTGCAATCATAATAATACCAAGCATCATAATTACTGGAAGCATTTCTCCAAAAGTTGGGACAGTATAGTCTCCCAACACGTGCATAACCGCAACAGCACAAGCAACGATCGTAATGACACTACCCGAAAGGTGGATTGTTGCACATAACGGAACACCAAAGTTTGCAACATCTTCTCGAACATTATTTTTCTTCGTTTGCTTAAGCGTAACAGGGATTGTTGCTGCACTACTCATCGTACCTAATCCAGTAAAATAAGCAGGAAGCATATTTTTCATAAGAGCAAATGGATTTTGCTTCGTAAGTGTTCCTGCTGTAACAAATTGAATGGTGATCCATAGCCAATGAGAAATTATCGCAACTAGTAATACAACACCAAATACTTGTAACGTATCAAAAACAGCTCCTTCTGCAGCTAGTTCTACAAAGATACCAGCTATGTATACAGGTAAAAATGGAATGATTACTTTAGAAATGACTAAATCAATAATATTTTTACCTTCATCAAATATTTTCATTAATGATTGACTGTTCGTTTTGGCAATACCGATACCGAAAAGGAATGCCATTGCAAGAGCCGTAATAACCCCCATAAGAGGTTCAATCTCTAAAGCTAGAAACCCCTCTACTCCAGATCCTTCCTCGGGGACTGAGCGCTCAGTCGCATTGATTAGTGGCATTACAGTAATCGCAATGATAAACGCAAAGATACCTGCTAGAATAGTGGACGCATACGCTGTACCAACCGTAGCACCAACCATTTTCCCGGATTTGTTTCCTAGTTTCGAAACCCCGGCAGCAATGAAGAATAAAATAATAAACGGAATAATAAAGCCGATAAATTGTCCAAAAATGTCTTTAATGGTGACAAAAAACTGGGTTACAAAGTTGATGTTCAATAGTCCAATAAGAATACCTGCAATAATACCAATGACTAACTTTCCAATAAGCTTCATCAAATTCCCCCTTGAATGTAAATTGTTAGATTTTAAAAAATATTTTGAAATAAAATATATTTATAATAATGCCTAAAATAAAATAGAAATACAAGTTATATTTATATGTTCAGAATATTAAGATTAAAGCGCTTACATTAGCTTATTGTCAATAATTCGTTTCGATCACATCTATACTAGGAAAACTGTCCTTCCCAAAAGAACTTGTGTAAATGTGTATAGGATTAACTCGTTATTATTTTATAATAATAAAGGGTGTATTGGAAGACAAAATTCTCCCAACACACCTTTACATTAATAAAATTTTATAGAAAAGCTTGTTTAAAACACGGATAATGATATTTTTCCATTTTTCATTTTCCTTTTGGCTTTATCGTCTCACGTAAAAAGCCAAATGGCTGAAGTCTTCGTGTAAGAAATTCAACTTGCTCTGATAACTGACCTACTTGTTTTTCTAGACGTGACACTCTTAAAGCGATATCCTCAGAAACTGGCTCCGTTTTTACTGAAGTTTGTGGGTGGATTGGGATTCTTAGCGTTTGTCCGATATAAAGGATGTTTGGATGATGAATCGTATTTACTTGCATCAATGCATCAAGTGATACATTATATCTATTTGCAATAGACCAAAGAGTTTCACCGGGGTGAACGGTGTGCAACATCATTTTACCTCCTCAAAACCTCAAACATCTTGCTTTGATTAGCCTATGTAAAAAATGTATTTTCAGTGCTTGACTTAATCATAAGAAAACGCCTATAACGGATAAACCGTTCATAGTGATTACAGCCAACAAAATGTACCACCAGTGACATAGTTCTTACCACTGAATGACAAAGAATGTACCAGTAAGTGCCAAGGTATTTACCACTTCACCTTCTGTATAATTATTGAGCACACCTGCGGGTGTGCCATTATTTATGTAGGAGGTATTTTTGTATGATTCATTATCGAAAGATATTGGAATTGCACGATGAGGGGATCAGCCTTAGGGGCATTACCGCAAGTACAGGTAACTCTCGTCAAAAAGTAACAGAGGTAATTAACCTAGCCGAAAAAAAGGGTTTGGTTTGTCCGTTAGAGGAAGAAATGACGGATAAATGGATTGAGGAGTTTCTTTTTCCAGAGAAAACATTAGAAGCTTCAGGCCGGCAACCATTGAACTTTGATTATATTCATGAAGAGTTGGCCAAGCCTAATGTGACACTTTCACTTCTTCATCATGAGTATGAAGCTGAATGTCGAGCGAATCAAAAGATTCCTTATTCGTACCGGAGTTTCTTGCGTCACTATAGTAGGTACGCAGACAAGTATAAAGCTACATTGCGTATACGCAGAAAACCAGGCGAGATAATGGAAGTTGATTGGGCAGGGTCCACAGCCTTCATCATTGATAGAGATACTGGGGAGAAGGTTAAAACGTATGTTTTCGTTGCGACACTACCGTGTAGTCAATTCTCCTATGCGGAAGCAACCTTATCGATGGATTCACAGTCATGGATTACTGCTCACAATAATGCGTATAAGTATTTTGGAGGCTCTACGCAAATTGTAGTACCAGACAATCTTAAAACGAGTGTGACAAAACATACCACTCGTGAATTGATTTTAAATCCTACTTATAGGGAAATGGCTGACTACTACAATACGGTTGTAATGCCTGCACGGGTTCGTACCCCAAAAGATAAGGCAAGTGTTGAAGGGTCTGTTGGAGTTATCTCTACATGGATTATCGCAGCATTAAGAAATACACATTGTTTTAGTATTGATGAATTGAACGAGGAAGTTCGGAAGAAATTAGATGAATTTAATCAGCGTCCTTTTACTAGAAAAAAAGGATCTCGTTTATCAGCATTTGAAGAAGAGGAGAAATTTGCCCTTTCTCCCCTTCCAGTTGCACCATATAAAATGTCTGAATGGAAAAAAACAAAAGTACGTCCTGATTATCATCTTTCCATCGAGAGCATGTTTTATTCTGTACCCTACGAATATATTAATCGAGAAGTAGAGGTGAAGCTTTCAGATCACCTCGTTGAAGTCTTTTTCAATCATATGCGTGTGGCATCACATAAACGATTATACGGGAAGTTTGGACAATCTTCCACCATTCGTGATCACATGCCTGATAATCATAAGTTATACGTGGATCAAACGCCAGAGGCTGCAATGGAATGGGCTGAAACTATCGGAGCATCAACCTTGAGCGTCATACGCTATCTTTTAGATACTTCACAAAATGAAAAACAGGCATTACAGTCCATATTTTCATTGAAAAAGGCTGAGCGCCGTTACACTAAATATGAAATTGAACGTGCATGTAAAATGGTCATTTCTATGACTAAAAGACCAACGGTCAAAAGTATTCAAACGATTTTAAAGAACAATAAAAAAAATGATGCCGAGCAAGAATTGAAACGCCAAACAGATATCAGCAAAAATAATCATGGCTTCACGCGAGGAGCTTCTTACTACGGGGGAACGGGTAAATGATGAATGAACAAACACTAACTAAATTACACGAAATGAAATTAAGCGGAATGGCGGAAGCTTATAAGGAACAATCATCAAATAAAGAATTTCAAAAGATGAGTTTCGAAGAACGTTTTAGTTTACTCGTCGATTTAGAACATTCCCGTCGTAAGAGTAATAAGCTCCAACGCTTGATTAAGACAGCAACTTTTTTGAATTCAAATGCATGTATTGAAGATTTGGAATATCATGAAGATCGAAGACTAGATAAAGATTTGATATTAAAACTGGCCGGCTGCACCTATATCCAAAGCAGTCACAACATCATATTGAAAGGACCTACTGGTTCCGGTAAAACATTTTTGGCAACGGCTTTTGGAGTATCTGCTTGTCGCCAATTTTATAATGTTAAATACATTCGCTTACCGGAATTATTGGATGAACTGTCTCTCGCAAAATTAGCCGCAGACGGCAGCTACCGGAAATTGATCAAAAAATATAAGAAAGTAGATTTACTCATCCTTGATGAATGGTTACTGACAGACCTATCAACGGATGAAGCAGCAATCCTATTAGAAATTACAGAATCTCGTCATAAAGCTGCTTCGACGATTTTCTGTTCACAAATTGACCCTAGTGGATGGCATATAAAGTTAGGGAATGAAACAATTGCGGAAGCAATTCTTGATCGTATTATCCATGACTCCTATCAAATTCTGATAGACGGAGATGTTTCTATGCGTGAGCGTCATGGATTAGGTGGGTAAGTTGAAGATGGCGACTCTAACGAGAAAGGAACTGCGAAAGATAGAAGAATACTATTATTGGAGTGGATACAAAGCCTGGTATCCATTTCCTAAAGAACTAAAAGCAGAGCTTTTGAGTGTCTATAGTGAGGAGCCTTTTCCTCAAACTTGGACGGAGGAGGATATTTGGCAGGGTTCCAGAAAAGTGATCAAGAACTACTTCGATAACAAATCTAACTAATTGAACGTAAAAAAGTCCTACAAGATTATTAAAATGTTAATCTGTAGGGCTTTTTTATTCAATGGTAAACACGTTGGCGTTGTGTGGTAATATCCTTGTCATTCGGTGGTAAAAAACATGGCGAGAGTGGTACATTCTAGTGGCCGTAATCATCATAGGCGTTTTTTTCTTTTATTGTTAAGCTGCGGATTGTGCTGATGCATTTTTCTTAAAGATCACTTGTCGGATGTAAGGAATTACCCAACGGTCTCCACCGTAGCGACCTGCGTTGTATCCTGCTGCGATGACAAAGATACTGATTAATACTAAGAATGGATTTGATGATATTGTTCCTGCAAACATGAATGCGAAGTTCATAATCATTCCGAAGAAAACAGCTGCTGTTGTTAAGATCCCTAACAGTAAGCCTATTCCTACTAAAAGCTCTCCCCAAGCGACCATGAAACTAAATACCCCAGCATTCGGTAAAGCAAAGCCCTCAATGAATGCGTGATACGTTGGATATTGCTCGATAACGGCTTCGTTATTCACAACACCATTTAAATAACCAGATGCATCAAAACCGCCAGTTACTTTTGACCAACCTGCTGTCATCCATTGCCACCCTAAATACACACGTAATACTGCTAAAATCCCCGCTGCGATTGAATTATTTCTTAAAAAGTCCATAAACATGATGAATTCCTCCTCTAGTAAAATATGAATTTATTATTTCCTTAGGTTTCCGACATTCCAGTTAAATGATTAACATGTTTGATTAAGTTGTTGTTATTAGTGATCACTAACTCTTTACACTTATATTATATACTCTATACACTTGTGAAAACCGTCACAAGTGTGAACGTTCCGTTGCAATCTGGTGAATAAAGTGTGACAAACATCACTTTCGACTATACTAAGTGCACGTATAGTTAAATGAGCCACTAATGGCGGAAAGTCATTTGTATTTCGCCAAAAGCACCTTTTAACAACAAAAAAACCAGGTGCCAAGCACCTGGTTTTTTTACCACAAACTCAAGGACGGAAGCAATTAGCATTGATTCATCTTCCTCGCAAGCTAGTGATTATTTTTATCTAGCTTTTCATTTATAACAACCACTTTCTTTTCAAGGTTTTCTAGACGATGTTTATTTGTTTTATTTCTTTTAATAAGAACAACCAGCAAATAAATAATTCCAAAAATGAATGCGAACGAAAAAAGCTGATATAAAATATCAATCACTTCAAATGCATCTCCTTTAATAACTTTATTTTCACTAATGAAATGTTCGATAAAGAAATTTCTTGTTCCACGTGTGACAATTATTTAATACACCATCTTTTGATGTGAATTGTAATTGTCTTTTCTCATGGTCATGTGGACTAAGGTTATTTCCATCTCCTAAAAACTCTACCAGGTATATGGTTGTTTCTTATGAAAACAACTGAATAACACTTATATATCAACAAAAATAAAGGAGATAATGCAGGCACGTTTTCCCTCCATAAATGAGCGGTTATTTTCGATTTTCTTCCTTTAAACTGAACTAATTTAATTATGTCCGCCATCTCTTTATTACAACCATTAGAAACGATTAAACCTTTTATGTTTAATACCTGCCGTTTCATTTACCATCGAAGCTTCTAATACCGCATTTCGGTCAACAGAGAGTACTTTTTCTTTAAGTTTAGGATACATAAACCTGTTCGTTATACAGTAAATGACTTTTGTTTGCTCTCTTAAATAACCACCTTCACCATATAAATATGTCAGTTGCACATCTAAATCCTTAATTAACATTTCTCCGATTTCTTCAGGTTTGTCTGAAATAATTGTAATCGACTTCTCTTGATTTAACCCGTCCAATACAAAATCAATCGTTTTAGAAACGATAAAAAAAATCGCAACGGAGAACATCGCTTGCTCCAAAGAAAAAATAAAAGCCGCTATGGATAATATGATTGCATTAATTGCAAACAAAAATGTGCTAAACGGAATATGGTATTTTTTATTAATCCAAATCGCAATCATTTCAGTACCGTCAATTGCACCACCCAATTTAACCACTAATCCGATGCCTATACCTAGTAAGAAACCACCATATAACACAATTAATACTTCAGATGTTGTAATAGGAAGCATTGGAGCCATCCACGCCAAGCCGATACTCGTTATAACGTTCGCGTACAATGTCCGAATCACGAACTTTCTTCCCATATACTTTGCTGCAAATAGTAAGGCTGGAATATTTAAAGCAAGAAACACGGCCCAAATAGGTAATTCCCACACCGCGTTCGACATAATCGCTATTGCTGTTACACCTCCATCAACGAGGTCATTCGGAGCTAGGATTAGTTCAAGTCCGGCAGCTACAATAATCGAACCACATGTTAAAATAACGTATTCAAAAAGCTTTGTCATCCTCCCCCCCTTAAACTCACAAAGGTCGTCACATATTCATAAATATGTTTTTTATCACTAGTGTTGCATAAATAGTGTCGTAATTTTCAGTTTAATTGTATAACCTTCTCAGAGCCAAAAAGGTAAATACCCAATTAAAGGTGGCTCCATCCATTTGGAAATTAATTTACAATTAGACTAGTGCGACAATGACAAAACTCTGTTAAGGGATGGCTTTCCCTTCAATCTTTCGAAGCCAAATATGCGCTGATTTCCACAATGCAGCCCTTAAATAACGGCTAATTTGCAAGGTTTTTATCCTACTATTTGTCTCAATTTGAGCGAGTACATGCAGACAATAAACAATCAGTGCAATAAATATTTGGTTTTGGATTGCCCATTCGCTTTGCCCATAGAACTTCTTGACTCTGAGATGTTGCTTTATCCACTTGAAAAACAATTCGATTGCCCAGCGTGATTTATACATCTCTGAAATTTCTTCGGCGCTTAAATCAAATCGATTGGTGATCAGTTGCAGTTCATTCCCTTTAGAATCAATCACTTTTAAAAGACGAAAGTAATTTTCAGCACGATTTTGCGTTGTTCCAATCAAGACCATTTGATCGGATAAAACAGATGATTCTTTAGGTAGTATAAAGTCGTCAACTACCCGTATCACAGCGTTCTTCCTTAGCCTTGACAGGAAAAAGTAGCCATCGTCAGTCATACGATCGAAGCGTTCATAGTCGAGATAACCACGGTCAAACACGTACATGCACTCTTTGTCATCAACCATGACTTCCAGCTGATTACGATCGTGTTCCTTCGCTGTTGTAATCAAGGCTTTTTCAGGGTATGAAACTCCTTTTTCCATAAAAACTAGTCGCAAATGTAACTTCACACCAGCTTTTGTTTTGCGGAATTTTGCCCATCTATGATTCGTTAAATTCAACGGCATGGTGCTTGAATCAACGATCTTTAATGGCATAATGAGTTTCGTGTAATGTGTTTTGGCATGTATTTGCCCAACTAAATCCAAAAATAGCTGTTGAAATAAATCTGGATTCATGCCGTTCAATCGTCGTGAAAGCTGAGAAATACTGATGGAATCAAGATCAATCCCTTTTTGTAGTTGATCATCAAAGAGACAATCACTCAGTGCATGGAGACTTTCTACCTCTTCTAGCTGTGCGTATAGTAATAATTTCAAGAATGATTCTGTCGTAAGTTTCTTTGTATAAAAATCTAATTTCAATGTTTTCACCTGTTCATTAAATAATCGAAGATTTATTGGTGAAAACCATTGTCCAAATGAAGTTTTTCGTGTAATCTTATCCATGAGTTGGTCCTTTATTATTGGATTTGGACGGGATTACCACCTGACTTATCCATTATAAAGGACTTTTTCTTTGCACAAAATAACTTTATTGAACATTTTGAGTATTTTTAATAGTTAGCCTAAATTAATGCAACACTAGTGGTTTTTTATTTTACGATCATGTTTGTCATCATTTAAATTATTATGACTTATGTTTTCTTCTTACTAAACAAAACTTATTTAATAACATTTACTGTTATGGCAAGCGTTCCCCACTTTCTCTCTTGTTCACGTGTGTAAATCGTATACGTGCTCTCGACCATTTCTTGTATTGATTTTCCCTTTGCATCATAAGCTTCTGCTGGAATATCACTATACATCTCTTTAAACGAAGAGTAAGTATGTAATTCAAGGATT
The Bacillus shivajii DNA segment above includes these coding regions:
- a CDS encoding XTP/dITP diphosphatase — its product is MNVKQVFIATKNQGKVNEFAAFFENKGITVKSLSDLDEDIDVIEDGTTFEENAIKKAETIGKRINQAVISDDSGLEVDALGGKPGIYSARFAGNEKDDHANNEKLLHELKGLPEEERQARFVCVLAVYIPGKQTKTVRGTCEGMIAKEFSGDHGFGYDPIFYLPHSNKTMAQLEKQEKNKISHRANALNILTHQWDEWIES
- the rph gene encoding ribonuclease PH; translated protein: MRPDNRETNELRSVEIKPNYIKHPEGSVLISFGDTKVICSASIEDRVPPFLRNQGKGWITAEYSMLPRATEQRNIRESSKGKLTGRTMEIQRLIGRALRSVVDLDVIGERTIWIDCDVIQADGGTRTASITGAFIAMSLAFEKLINEKTLQKNPIKDYLAAISVGIDEKNGAILDLNYIEDSEANVDMNVIMTGNGEFVEIQGTGEEATFSRKQLNEMLDLAEKGIYELFAMQKEAIGEFAEKIGDLPVKEENEEATS
- a CDS encoding GerMN domain-containing protein produces the protein MRRLTKKSTWLLVGLAGAVTLSACGADPVDETFEEMDMDPPQINYLDEDEELDLEVMEEGIEAMEEEVEDEIGEPWSTEEGVDEKGGAVDDDVVEETAMSELYLVDRNGLVAPQTFNLPASENDVAQKVSYLIQGGPISEMLPNGFQAVLPPGTEVINATVNQGVATINFNEEFADYRPEHELQVLQSLTWTVTQMEGVDRVRIQMDGEDVEEMPQRGTPIVEGYTRAHGINLEMSDHADISSTTSLVVYFLAQDSEQTYYVPVTRRVDQQADPYEAVMAELLKGPDMMSNLLTDFRQEVELVSEPVLQNGTLTLNFNEAVLSQMQGTAMSENVLNMIVLSMTEQNDVENVSVQVDSESTVLVSTGETLTEPVSRPSMVNTGEY
- a CDS encoding small acid-soluble spore protein H yields the protein MDAQRAQQISSSQSMANVTYNGQAVYIEHVDQQQGVATIHPLDNPEQKQSVSIDSLMEQ
- a CDS encoding dicarboxylate/amino acid:cation symporter; this encodes MKLIGKLVIGIIAGILIGLLNINFVTQFFVTIKDIFGQFIGFIIPFIILFFIAAGVSKLGNKSGKMVGATVGTAYASTILAGIFAFIIAITVMPLINATERSVPEEGSGVEGFLALEIEPLMGVITALAMAFLFGIGIAKTNSQSLMKIFDEGKNIIDLVISKVIIPFLPVYIAGIFVELAAEGAVFDTLQVFGVVLLVAIISHWLWITIQFVTAGTLTKQNPFALMKNMLPAYFTGLGTMSSAATIPVTLKQTKKNNVREDVANFGVPLCATIHLSGSVITIVACAVAVMHVLGDYTVPTFGEMLPVIMMLGIIMIAAPGVPGGAIMAALGVLTTMLGFGEAAMGLMIALYMAQDSFGTATNVTGDGAINVIVNRFAKKEDGSEASNSSEVG
- a CDS encoding LysM peptidoglycan-binding domain-containing protein; the encoded protein is MMLHTVHPGETLWSIANRYNVSLDALMQVNTIHHPNILYIGQTLRIPIHPQTSVKTEPVSEDIALRVSRLEKQVGQLSEQVEFLTRRLQPFGFLRETIKPKGK
- the istA gene encoding IS21 family transposase, translated to MIHYRKILELHDEGISLRGITASTGNSRQKVTEVINLAEKKGLVCPLEEEMTDKWIEEFLFPEKTLEASGRQPLNFDYIHEELAKPNVTLSLLHHEYEAECRANQKIPYSYRSFLRHYSRYADKYKATLRIRRKPGEIMEVDWAGSTAFIIDRDTGEKVKTYVFVATLPCSQFSYAEATLSMDSQSWITAHNNAYKYFGGSTQIVVPDNLKTSVTKHTTRELILNPTYREMADYYNTVVMPARVRTPKDKASVEGSVGVISTWIIAALRNTHCFSIDELNEEVRKKLDEFNQRPFTRKKGSRLSAFEEEEKFALSPLPVAPYKMSEWKKTKVRPDYHLSIESMFYSVPYEYINREVEVKLSDHLVEVFFNHMRVASHKRLYGKFGQSSTIRDHMPDNHKLYVDQTPEAAMEWAETIGASTLSVIRYLLDTSQNEKQALQSIFSLKKAERRYTKYEIERACKMVISMTKRPTVKSIQTILKNNKKNDAEQELKRQTDISKNNHGFTRGASYYGGTGK
- the istB gene encoding IS21-like element helper ATPase IstB, with amino-acid sequence MMNEQTLTKLHEMKLSGMAEAYKEQSSNKEFQKMSFEERFSLLVDLEHSRRKSNKLQRLIKTATFLNSNACIEDLEYHEDRRLDKDLILKLAGCTYIQSSHNIILKGPTGSGKTFLATAFGVSACRQFYNVKYIRLPELLDELSLAKLAADGSYRKLIKKYKKVDLLILDEWLLTDLSTDEAAILLEITESRHKAASTIFCSQIDPSGWHIKLGNETIAEAILDRIIHDSYQILIDGDVSMRERHGLGG
- a CDS encoding DoxX family membrane protein, which translates into the protein MFMDFLRNNSIAAGILAVLRVYLGWQWMTAGWSKVTGGFDASGYLNGVVNNEAVIEQYPTYHAFIEGFALPNAGVFSFMVAWGELLVGIGLLLGILTTAAVFFGMIMNFAFMFAGTISSNPFLVLISIFVIAAGYNAGRYGGDRWVIPYIRQVIFKKNASAQSAA
- a CDS encoding YitT family protein, producing the protein MTKLFEYVILTCGSIIVAAGLELILAPNDLVDGGVTAIAIMSNAVWELPIWAVFLALNIPALLFAAKYMGRKFVIRTLYANVITSIGLAWMAPMLPITTSEVLIVLYGGFLLGIGIGLVVKLGGAIDGTEMIAIWINKKYHIPFSTFLFAINAIILSIAAFIFSLEQAMFSVAIFFIVSKTIDFVLDGLNQEKSITIISDKPEEIGEMLIKDLDVQLTYLYGEGGYLREQTKVIYCITNRFMYPKLKEKVLSVDRNAVLEASMVNETAGIKHKRFNRF
- a CDS encoding IS4 family transposase, coding for MDKITRKTSFGQWFSPINLRLFNEQVKTLKLDFYTKKLTTESFLKLLLYAQLEEVESLHALSDCLFDDQLQKGIDLDSISISQLSRRLNGMNPDLFQQLFLDLVGQIHAKTHYTKLIMPLKIVDSSTMPLNLTNHRWAKFRKTKAGVKLHLRLVFMEKGVSYPEKALITTAKEHDRNQLEVMVDDKECMYVFDRGYLDYERFDRMTDDGYFFLSRLRKNAVIRVVDDFILPKESSVLSDQMVLIGTTQNRAENYFRLLKVIDSKGNELQLITNRFDLSAEEISEMYKSRWAIELFFKWIKQHLRVKKFYGQSEWAIQNQIFIALIVYCLHVLAQIETNSRIKTLQISRYLRAALWKSAHIWLRKIEGKAIP